The sequence ACATTTCGGTCCAGGCAACTGATCCCGCACTTAGACAGAAGATCTTCGCCAATAAAAAAGCCGGTCTGATCCTGGAACAGTTGCGCGCGCTCGCCCTCAATAACATTGAACTCCATACCCAGATCGTGATCGTGCCGGGCCTTAATGACCGGCAGATGGAAAAAACGATCGATGACCTGGCGCGTCTCTATCCCGCAGTGCGATCGATCGGCGTTGTACCGGTCGGGATTACCAAATTCAATAAACACTTAAAACCGGTCAGCAAAAAACAAGCCCAACAGATCGTGAAAAAATGCATGGCCATGCAGAACCGGTTCCGGGCTTATCATGGCAAAGGCATTGTTTATCTAGCTGATGAATTCTTTATCAAGGCCGGCTGGCGCATGCCGGATTCCGGATACTACGACGGATTTCCCCAGTATGAGAACGGTATCGGAATGATCAGACATTTTCAGGACGAAGTCAGCCAGCTCAAACCGAAGGCAGTAAAGAAATTACGGGGCAAATATCTTTTTCTCACCGGACATTTGGCGGCGCGGTCTCTGAAATGGTTTGGAGACCAACTTGAAAACGCCAGCCCGAAGATCAAGGTCACCGTTACACCTGTGAAGAACACGCTTTTTGGCCGATCAATAACGGTATCGGGTCTGATCGGCTCGCGAGACTATAGAAATGCTGTTTCAAAATACGGCCATGGTTATGATAAGATATTCCTGCCGCCAAACTGCGTGAACCAAAACGGCCTTTTCCTCGACGAATCCGTTCCCCATTCTTTCTCATATCCTCATAACCTCATAGCTTCCCATCCTCGATCCTTATCGCATCCCCTTTTCACCGGTAAGGTGAAAGTATCACCCTATCGCGTAGCCGAGTTGATAAAATGCCTGCAATAGCCATCGTCGGCCGCAAGAACGTCGGCAAGTCAACAATCTTTAACCGCCTTATGGGTATGCGGTTGAGCATCGTGTACAAAGAACCCGGGGTCACGCGGGACCGGCTTTACGGTGAGATGATATGGTGCGGCCGGAACCTCGACATCATTGATACCGGCGGCTTTTTCCCTGACGAAGAGCTTCCTCTGGCGCGGAAGATCTCGCGCCAGATCGAACTAGCCCTGCGCGAAGCCGACCTGATCTACTTCGTGGTCGACGCCAAATCAGGATTGACGCCGAGCGACGAGGACATCAGCAAAGAGCTGCGTAGGACCGGCAAGCCGGTGTTCCTCCTCATCAATAAGATCGATAACCGGAAAGACGATAGTAAAGCGTTCGAATTCGGCAAGCTCGGGTACCGCGATATATTCCCGGTTTCCGGAGAAGGCGGTTTTGGGTTCGGCGAAGTCCTCGATGCCACGCTTAAAATACTGAAGGTAAAACTCGCGCCCGCAGGTTCGGCTGAACAGGTGATCAAGCTCTTGATCGTGGGCCGACCCAATGCGGGCAAATCAACCCTGTTCAACGCGATATTACGCGAAGAACGCGCGATCGTCGATGAAAAACCCGGTACGACCAGGGACCTGATAAACGCGCGCTTCAAGCACTCAGACCGCGTTTTTGAAATAATCGACACCGCCGGGATCCGCCGCAGATCGCGGGTCAAGGAATCGATCGAGTTTTACTCTATGATGCGGGTGTTTCACTATATCGAACAGGTCGACATCGTCATCCTCATCTTCGATATCAGCCAGGGCGTCGTGAAAGAAGACTGCCGGATCGTCAACCTGGCTTTATCAAAAGCAAAGGGTGTTGTCATCGTGCCCAACAAGATCGATCTCGTCCCTTCCAAGGACCGCCGGAAGATCCTCCCGTCGGTCCAGAAGTCCCTCGATTTCATTGACTTCGCGCCGGTTATTCCCATGTCGGCCAAAGACGGCAAAGATGTCGATACATTACTCAACCATATCATGCATGTTTACGCGGAGTTGAACAAAACTGCCGACCGTCAGGTGCTCGAAAGTATCGTACCCCAGATCAAGCCCCCGCCCGGCGGTGCGATCAATTCCATTGTCCAGGTCGGGAAAAAACCACCCGTATTCAACGTCAGCACGACGGTACCGGTGCGGGAGAGCTACCTTGAATACTTGCGCAATTTCATAAGAAAATATTTTGGTTTTACGGGGGTTCCGATCCTGATGCGAACAAAGATCCGGAGGGGGAGCGCCGAGTGAACTAGCGCTGCGACCGGAAGGAGGCCCATATTAAT comes from bacterium and encodes:
- the der gene encoding ribosome biogenesis GTPase Der, whose product is MPAIAIVGRKNVGKSTIFNRLMGMRLSIVYKEPGVTRDRLYGEMIWCGRNLDIIDTGGFFPDEELPLARKISRQIELALREADLIYFVVDAKSGLTPSDEDISKELRRTGKPVFLLINKIDNRKDDSKAFEFGKLGYRDIFPVSGEGGFGFGEVLDATLKILKVKLAPAGSAEQVIKLLIVGRPNAGKSTLFNAILREERAIVDEKPGTTRDLINARFKHSDRVFEIIDTAGIRRRSRVKESIEFYSMMRVFHYIEQVDIVILIFDISQGVVKEDCRIVNLALSKAKGVVIVPNKIDLVPSKDRRKILPSVQKSLDFIDFAPVIPMSAKDGKDVDTLLNHIMHVYAELNKTADRQVLESIVPQIKPPPGGAINSIVQVGKKPPVFNVSTTVPVRESYLEYLRNFIRKYFGFTGVPILMRTKIRRGSAE
- a CDS encoding DUF512 domain-containing protein, which gives rise to MTMAAIVSSSRDERIPAGSGLISINKHLVEDFLDFKFHNDVEAARTISIALDGRKKNIVFKPGEKIKIEIKEPQYRRCENDCAYCFVNGLPKDLRKELYFKDDDYRLSFLHGNFLSLTNVTDDDVNRISRLRLTPLYISVQATDPALRQKIFANKKAGLILEQLRALALNNIELHTQIVIVPGLNDRQMEKTIDDLARLYPAVRSIGVVPVGITKFNKHLKPVSKKQAQQIVKKCMAMQNRFRAYHGKGIVYLADEFFIKAGWRMPDSGYYDGFPQYENGIGMIRHFQDEVSQLKPKAVKKLRGKYLFLTGHLAARSLKWFGDQLENASPKIKVTVTPVKNTLFGRSITVSGLIGSRDYRNAVSKYGHGYDKIFLPPNCVNQNGLFLDESVPHSFSYPHNLIASHPRSLSHPLFTGKVKVSPYRVAELIKCLQ